One region of Arthrobacter sp. StoSoilB22 genomic DNA includes:
- a CDS encoding 16S rRNA (uracil(1498)-N(3))-methyltransferase, with protein sequence MSNPVFFTPAGSLNQLIPGSTFVLEGAEARHAVTVKRLAVGEPVDIADGSGMRLTGAVVDAGSSTLTVKASEVVLEDQPAVRLVLVQALAKGDRDELAIETATELGIDAVIPWQSERAIVRWKGERAAKAHAKWQSVVTAAAKQARRAWIPEVRSMMDTAALAKAVAAADVAIILHEDAKNPLRTVLEESVAVRTGDDGIPREVLLIVGPEGGISPREVTRLSDAGAVTALLGHHVLRSSTAGPAAVVLASDVLGRW encoded by the coding sequence GTGAGCAATCCGGTTTTCTTTACACCGGCGGGAAGCCTTAACCAGCTGATCCCCGGGTCCACATTTGTGTTGGAAGGTGCTGAGGCGCGCCATGCCGTCACCGTCAAGCGACTGGCCGTGGGTGAGCCCGTGGACATAGCCGACGGTTCGGGCATGCGGTTGACTGGCGCCGTGGTTGACGCCGGTTCCAGCACCCTCACAGTGAAGGCATCCGAGGTAGTCCTCGAGGACCAGCCGGCGGTCCGGCTGGTGCTGGTTCAGGCACTTGCCAAGGGCGATCGGGACGAACTCGCCATCGAGACTGCCACGGAACTCGGAATAGACGCCGTCATTCCGTGGCAGTCCGAGCGGGCGATCGTGCGTTGGAAAGGCGAACGGGCCGCCAAGGCGCACGCGAAGTGGCAGTCCGTGGTCACGGCGGCAGCCAAGCAGGCGCGGCGTGCTTGGATTCCTGAGGTACGGTCCATGATGGACACTGCCGCTTTGGCGAAGGCCGTCGCGGCCGCTGATGTGGCCATCATCCTGCATGAAGACGCCAAGAACCCCCTGCGGACCGTCCTTGAAGAGTCGGTTGCGGTCCGGACTGGAGATGATGGGATCCCTCGCGAGGTCCTCTTGATTGTCGGACCGGAGGGTGGCATCTCACCAAGAGAGGTAACGCGGCTCAGTGACGCCGGTGCCGTCACGGCACTTCTGGGTCACCACGTGTTGAGGTCCTCGACGGCGGGACCCGCCGCCGTCGTTCTTGCAAGTGACGTCCTGGGCCGCTGGTAG